The following coding sequences are from one Delphinus delphis chromosome 17, mDelDel1.2, whole genome shotgun sequence window:
- the CA3 gene encoding carbonic anhydrase 3, with translation MAKEWGYADHNGPDHWHELYPIAKGDNQSPIELHTKDIKHDPSLKPWSASYDPGSAKTILNNGKTCRVVFDDTYDRSMLRGGPLTAPYRLRQFHLHWGSSDDHGSEHSVDGVKYAAELHLVHWNSKYNSFGSALKQPDGVAVVGIFLKIGHEKHEFQLLLDALDKIKTKGKEAPFPNFDPSCLFPACRDYWTYHGSFTTPPCEECIVWLLLKEPITVSHEQMAKLRSLYSSAENEPPVPLVRNWRPPQPVKGRVVKASFK, from the exons ATGGCCAAGGAGTGGGGCTACGCCGACCACAACG GTCCTGACCACTGGCATGAACTTTACCCGATTGCCAAGGGAGACAACCAGTCGCCCATTGAATTGCACACTAAAGACATCAAGCacgacccttccctgaagccatgGTCAGCATCTTATGACCCCGGCTCTGCCAAGACCATCCTGAACAATGGGAAGACCTGCAGGGTTGTGTTTGATGATACTTATGACAGGTCAA TGCTGAGAGGTGGTCCTCTCACTGCACCCTACCGGCTTCGCCAGTTTCATCTTCACTGGGGCTCCTCGGATGATCACGGCTCTGAGCACAGCGTGGATGGAGTCAAGTACGCAGCGGAG CTTCATTTGGTTCACTGGAATTCAAAGTATAACAGTTTTGGAAGTGCTCTGAAGCAACCTGATGGAGTAGCTGTGGTTGGCATTTTTCTGAAG atagGACATGAGAAACACGAGTTCCAGCTGCTACTTGATGCGCTGGACAAAATTAAGACGAag GGCAAGGAGGCGCCCTTCCCGAACTTCGACCCGTCCTGCCTGTTCCCCGCCTGCCGAGACTACTGGACCTACCACGGCTCCTTCACCACGCCGCCCTGCGAGGAGTGCATCGTGTGGCTCCTGCTGAAGGAGCCGATCACCGTGAGCCACGAACAG ATGGCCAAGCTGCGGAGCCTCTACTCCAGCGCGGAAAATGAGCCCCCGGTGCCCCTGGTGAGGAACTGGCGCCCTCCACAGCCTGTCAAAGGCAGGGTAGTGAAGGCCTCCTTCAAATGA